A genomic region of Leptotrichia hofstadii contains the following coding sequences:
- a CDS encoding D-alanine--D-alanine ligase, whose product MSKLRVGVIRGGVSTEREVSLKTGSEIVANLNRDKYEVFDIVIDSEMEVFEKVKDLNLDFVYIALHGVFGEDGRIQAILQSLGVAYSGPGVMSSAVCMDKEFSKRIVAGYGVRIAKWKSVRVGETVDFETIKKELGNRVVVKPNNGGSSIGVSFVENQEELEKGLELVFGMDKEALIEEVLHGVEISVPVIDGEVFPTLRIEALAGDYFDYESKYAKGGANEYVFEFPEKMQAEINKFAKDSYYGLKCEGFARIDFMVVNEETPYFMEVNTSPGMTSASLLPKSTASKGYNYPQTLDLLIQSSIKVER is encoded by the coding sequence ATGTCAAAATTAAGAGTAGGAGTAATACGTGGGGGAGTTTCAACTGAAAGAGAAGTTTCTTTAAAGACAGGAAGTGAAATTGTAGCAAACTTGAATAGAGATAAATATGAGGTTTTTGATATTGTGATTGATTCAGAAATGGAAGTTTTTGAAAAAGTAAAAGATTTGAATCTGGATTTTGTTTATATCGCTTTGCACGGTGTATTTGGGGAAGATGGGAGAATACAGGCGATTTTGCAAAGTCTGGGAGTGGCTTATAGCGGGCCTGGAGTAATGTCAAGTGCAGTCTGCATGGATAAGGAATTTTCAAAAAGAATTGTGGCTGGATATGGAGTTAGAATTGCAAAATGGAAAAGTGTACGTGTAGGCGAAACTGTTGACTTTGAAACAATAAAAAAAGAATTGGGGAATCGTGTTGTAGTAAAGCCAAATAACGGTGGTTCAAGCATTGGAGTAAGTTTTGTGGAAAATCAGGAAGAACTTGAAAAAGGGCTGGAACTTGTTTTTGGAATGGATAAGGAGGCATTGATTGAGGAAGTTCTGCATGGTGTGGAAATAAGTGTACCTGTGATTGATGGGGAAGTTTTTCCAACACTAAGAATTGAGGCTCTTGCAGGAGATTACTTTGACTACGAATCAAAATATGCAAAAGGCGGGGCAAATGAATATGTATTTGAATTTCCTGAAAAAATGCAGGCTGAAATTAATAAATTTGCAAAAGACAGTTATTATGGGCTAAAATGTGAAGGTTTTGCAAGAATAGACTTTATGGTTGTAAATGAAGAAACGCCATATTTTATGGAAGTAAACACATCGCCTGGAATGACATCTGCAAGTCTATTGCCAAAAAGTACAGCTTCAAAAGGGTATAATTACCCGCAAACATTGGATTTGTTAATACAATCTTCAATAAAAGTGGAAAGATAA
- a CDS encoding S-ribosylhomocysteine lyase yields MERIASFTVDHIRLNRGIYVSRIDEVNGNYLTSFDIRMKLPNREPVINIAELHTMEHLGATFLRNHPTWKDEIVYFGPMGCRTGFYLILKGKLESKDIVDLMKELYKFMAEFKGAIPGATAIECGNYLDQNLPMANFEAKKYLEETLENLGEENLNYPE; encoded by the coding sequence ATGGAAAGAATAGCAAGTTTTACAGTAGATCACATCAGATTAAACAGAGGAATTTATGTATCAAGAATAGACGAAGTTAATGGAAATTATTTGACAAGTTTTGATATAAGAATGAAATTACCAAACAGGGAGCCAGTAATAAATATTGCTGAACTTCATACAATGGAGCATTTGGGAGCAACTTTTTTGAGAAATCATCCAACTTGGAAAGATGAAATCGTATATTTTGGGCCTATGGGATGCAGAACAGGATTTTACCTTATCTTAAAAGGAAAACTGGAATCGAAGGACATTGTTGACTTAATGAAAGAACTTTACAAATTTATGGCAGAATTTAAAGGAGCAATCCCAGGAGCGACTGCTATAGAATGTGGAAATTACTTGGATCAAAACTTGCCAATGGCTAATTTTGAGGCTAAGAAGTATTTGGAGGAAACTCTGGAGAATTTGGGAGAAGAAAATTTAAATTATCCTGAGTAA
- a CDS encoding lysozyme inhibitor LprI family protein gives MKKVIILVASLMVTISSFAGYTSDMINRMETKEKGVEDSFGGSNAEMKEASSVILDGWNDELNKVYKLLMSKLSKKEQEKLRNEERAWIKRKERVAKEAADEFCGIVNGQKLCGTGYGLEYTQSLINSTKNRAIELSKRYEKLK, from the coding sequence ATGAAAAAAGTAATAATTTTGGTTGCAAGTTTAATGGTTACAATTAGCAGTTTTGCTGGTTATACGAGTGATATGATTAATAGAATGGAAACTAAAGAGAAAGGTGTAGAGGATTCTTTTGGAGGAAGTAATGCTGAAATGAAAGAAGCATCTTCGGTTATTTTGGACGGCTGGAATGATGAATTAAATAAAGTTTATAAATTATTAATGTCAAAATTGTCAAAAAAAGAACAAGAGAAACTTAGAAATGAAGAAAGAGCATGGATAAAAAGAAAAGAAAGAGTGGCAAAAGAAGCGGCAGATGAATTTTGTGGAATTGTAAATGGACAAAAACTTTGTGGAACAGGTTATGGTTTGGAATACACACAATCATTGATTAACTCGACTAAAAATAGAGCGATTGAATTATCTAAAAGATATGAAAAATTGAAATAA
- a CDS encoding TatD family hydrolase: MRKIIDTHTHIYDKQFENDFDDVMKRIEDELEGIVSIGFDLESSLKSIELANKYSFVNAVIGVHPVDIKKYSDEVEKELERLALTEKKVVAIGEIGLDYHWMEDPKDVQIAGFRKQMELAERVKKPVVIHTREALQDTLDVLKDYKNVGGILHCYPGSLEAAKPFLDRYYLGIGGTLTFKNNKKTKELVKELPLEKIVLETDCPYLTPVPFRGKRNEPVYTKYVAEEVARIKEISVEQVIKVTTENAKKIYGI, translated from the coding sequence ATGAGAAAAATAATTGATACGCATACGCACATTTATGATAAACAGTTTGAAAATGATTTTGATGATGTGATGAAAAGAATTGAAGATGAGCTGGAAGGGATTGTGAGCATTGGATTTGATTTGGAAAGTTCACTTAAAAGCATTGAGCTTGCGAATAAATATTCGTTTGTGAATGCAGTAATTGGAGTTCATCCTGTGGATATAAAAAAATATAGTGATGAAGTGGAAAAAGAACTGGAAAGATTGGCATTGACTGAGAAAAAGGTTGTTGCGATTGGGGAAATTGGGCTGGATTATCATTGGATGGAAGATCCGAAGGATGTTCAGATTGCTGGATTTAGAAAGCAGATGGAACTTGCAGAAAGGGTAAAAAAACCAGTTGTTATCCATACAAGAGAAGCTTTGCAGGATACGCTTGATGTTTTGAAGGATTATAAAAATGTTGGCGGAATTTTGCATTGTTATCCAGGTTCCTTGGAAGCGGCAAAACCGTTTTTAGATAGATATTATCTGGGAATTGGCGGAACTTTGACGTTTAAAAATAATAAAAAGACGAAGGAGCTTGTGAAAGAATTGCCTTTGGAAAAAATTGTTCTGGAAACAGATTGTCCGTATTTGACACCTGTGCCTTTTCGAGGGAAACGGAATGAGCCAGTTTATACAAAATATGTAGCAGAAGAAGTGGCTAGAATTAAGGAAATTTCAGTAGAGCAAGTTATTAAAGTAACTACTGAAAATGCTAAGAAAATCTATGGAATATAA